One genomic region from Streptomyces sp. Li-HN-5-11 encodes:
- a CDS encoding TetR/AcrR family transcriptional regulator, with product MANLVGRATSGRGHRRREQLINAGVALLADGGWPAVTTRAVAERAGTNIGLIHYYFGGLPGLHTAIARKAGDEVITPVVDALLEFQDSNAVLDTVRGLVPATTGDSRTMRLAVELMAGALRDPALGEVLCDGLREVRARIGERLGELHPSWSEARRTGAATVITALLDGLMLHRLLDASLPLEEALAALGDLIADRS from the coding sequence ATGGCTAACTTGGTCGGTCGAGCAACTTCAGGCCGCGGCCATCGCCGCCGCGAGCAGTTGATCAACGCGGGCGTCGCGTTGCTGGCCGATGGCGGCTGGCCCGCGGTGACCACGCGGGCGGTGGCTGAGCGGGCCGGCACCAACATCGGGTTGATCCACTACTACTTCGGCGGACTGCCCGGCCTGCACACGGCCATCGCGCGGAAGGCCGGAGACGAGGTCATCACCCCGGTCGTCGACGCCCTCCTGGAATTCCAGGACTCCAACGCCGTTCTGGACACCGTCCGCGGCCTGGTTCCGGCCACGACCGGCGACAGCCGGACGATGCGGCTGGCGGTGGAGCTCATGGCGGGTGCCCTGCGCGACCCCGCACTGGGCGAGGTGCTGTGTGACGGGCTGCGCGAGGTAAGGGCGCGGATCGGTGAGCGGCTCGGCGAGCTCCACCCGTCTTGGTCCGAGGCGAGACGCACCGGCGCGGCCACCGTCATCACCGCGCTGTTGGACGGGCTCATGCTGCACCGGCTGCTGGACGCGTCGCTGCCCCTCGAAGAGGCGTTGGCCGCGCTCGGCGATCTGATCGCAGACCGCTCATGA
- a CDS encoding alpha/beta fold hydrolase: MTVSYRQPGVVLTDRSFTVPLDHDDPAGETMELYARAVVASDKTGQDLPWLIYLQGGPGFGANRFIGKQAWLGRALEEYQVLLLDQRGTGRSTPANRQTLPLRGGPAEQAEYLTHFRADSIVRDCEAIRPEVTGGAPWTVLGQSFGGFCTVSYLSTHPEGLSTALITGGLPALEAHADDVYRAAYPRVERKVASHYARYPQDVERARRVADHLLTHDVVLPGGYRLTVEAFQSLGILLGTGDGSHRLHYLLEQAFVRTPHGPELSDAFQEDVQGLLSYAGHPLYALVHEAVYGQDARPTAWSAERVRAEFPQFDAAKALAGDGPLLFTGESVHPWTFDCDPALRPLRETAGLLAARTDWQPLYDPSRLAANEVPVAAAVYHDDMYVDSAHSLRTARAIRSLRTWVTDEFEHDGVRTGGPRVLDRLLALTRDEV, encoded by the coding sequence TTGACCGTCAGCTACCGCCAGCCAGGCGTCGTCCTCACCGACCGCTCCTTCACCGTGCCGCTCGACCACGACGACCCGGCGGGGGAGACGATGGAGCTCTACGCCCGTGCGGTCGTCGCGAGCGACAAGACAGGCCAGGACCTGCCGTGGCTGATCTACCTCCAGGGTGGCCCCGGCTTCGGGGCGAACCGTTTCATCGGAAAGCAGGCCTGGCTCGGCCGCGCCCTGGAGGAGTACCAGGTGCTGCTGCTGGACCAGCGCGGCACCGGCCGCTCCACCCCCGCGAACCGGCAGACGCTCCCGCTGCGGGGCGGCCCCGCCGAGCAGGCCGAGTACCTCACGCACTTCCGCGCGGACTCGATCGTCCGCGACTGCGAGGCCATTCGCCCCGAGGTGACCGGCGGCGCCCCCTGGACCGTCCTCGGCCAGAGCTTCGGCGGCTTCTGCACGGTGAGCTACCTCTCCACGCATCCCGAGGGCCTGTCCACCGCCCTGATCACCGGCGGCCTGCCCGCCCTCGAGGCCCACGCCGACGACGTGTACCGGGCCGCCTACCCGCGCGTCGAACGCAAGGTCGCCTCCCACTACGCCCGCTACCCGCAGGACGTCGAACGGGCCCGCCGCGTCGCCGACCACCTCCTCACCCACGACGTGGTCCTGCCGGGCGGCTACCGCCTGACCGTGGAGGCGTTCCAGTCCCTCGGCATCCTGCTCGGCACCGGCGACGGCAGCCACCGCCTCCACTACCTCCTCGAACAGGCATTTGTCCGCACTCCGCACGGTCCGGAACTCTCCGACGCCTTCCAGGAGGACGTCCAGGGCCTGCTGTCGTACGCCGGCCACCCCTTGTACGCCCTCGTCCACGAGGCGGTCTACGGGCAGGACGCCCGCCCCACCGCGTGGTCGGCCGAGCGGGTCCGTGCCGAGTTCCCGCAGTTCGACGCGGCGAAGGCCCTCGCGGGCGACGGGCCGCTGCTCTTCACCGGTGAGTCCGTGCACCCCTGGACCTTCGACTGCGACCCGGCGCTGCGCCCGCTGCGCGAGACCGCCGGCCTGCTCGCCGCCCGCACCGACTGGCAGCCCCTGTACGACCCCTCCCGCCTCGCCGCCAACGAGGTCCCGGTCGCGGCGGCCGTCTACCACGACGACATGTACGTGGACAGCGCCCACTCCCTGCGGACGGCCCGCGCGATCCGCTCCCTGCGGACCTGGGTCACCGACGAGTTCGAGCACGACGGCGTACGGACGGGCGGCCCCCGCGTCCTGGACCGGCTCCTCGCCCTCACCCGCGACGAGGTCTGA
- a CDS encoding pentapeptide repeat-containing protein has product MPDQKAGPSGPADLRGDCARCFGLCCVALPFARSADFAIDKPAGKPCPNLQADHRCGVHARLRQKGFTGCTVYDCFGAGQKVSQVTFGGQDWRTGSREHARRMAEVFPVVRQLHELLWYLTEALTLPAARPVHAELSRVLEETERLTLLTPGELAALDVDAHRQEVNVLLLRTSDLARAGVHGKKGRRKDRRGADLIGARLRGADLRGTSLRGAYLIAADLTGADLRDADLIGADLRDADLTDADLTGAFFLTQPQLDAARGNAGTRLPASVSRPVHWTART; this is encoded by the coding sequence GTGCCAGATCAGAAAGCCGGCCCGTCCGGCCCTGCCGACCTGCGCGGCGACTGCGCGCGCTGCTTCGGGCTGTGCTGCGTCGCGCTGCCCTTCGCCCGCTCCGCGGACTTCGCCATCGACAAGCCCGCCGGGAAGCCCTGCCCGAACCTCCAGGCCGACCACCGGTGCGGCGTCCACGCGAGGCTGAGGCAGAAGGGCTTCACCGGCTGCACGGTCTACGACTGCTTCGGCGCCGGGCAGAAGGTCTCTCAGGTCACGTTCGGCGGCCAGGACTGGCGTACCGGTTCCCGGGAGCACGCCCGGCGGATGGCCGAGGTGTTCCCGGTCGTCCGGCAGCTGCACGAACTGCTGTGGTACCTGACCGAGGCGCTCACCCTGCCCGCCGCCCGCCCCGTCCACGCCGAGCTGAGCCGGGTGCTGGAGGAGACCGAGCGGCTCACCCTGCTGACGCCCGGGGAACTCGCCGCGCTGGACGTGGACGCCCACCGGCAGGAGGTCAACGTGCTCCTGCTGCGCACCAGCGACCTGGCGCGGGCGGGGGTTCACGGCAAGAAGGGCAGGAGGAAGGACCGGCGCGGCGCCGACCTGATCGGCGCCCGGCTCAGGGGCGCCGATCTGCGCGGGACCAGTCTGCGCGGCGCCTACCTCATCGCCGCCGACCTCACGGGCGCCGATCTGCGCGACGCGGATCTGATCGGCGCCGACCTGCGGGACGCGGACCTCACCGACGCCGACCTGACGGGCGCCTTCTTCCTGACCCAGCCGCAGCTCGACGCGGCCCGGGGCAACGCGGGCACCCGGCTGCCGGCGTCAGTCAGCCGCCCCGTGCACTGGACAGCGCGGACCTGA
- the sigJ gene encoding RNA polymerase sigma factor SigJ — translation MDEKDILARRFEEHRGQLRAVAYRMLGSLAEAEDAVQETWLKLSRTDHDAIENLGGWLTTVTGRVCLDMLRARSSRREDPIDDTFVPDPVIRPLSRVDPEQEVLEADSVGLALLVVLETLAPDERLAFVLHDLFAVPFDDIAPVVERSAAATRQLASRARRRVQGATPSSDADLALQKQVLDAFLAASRAGDFEALVAVLHPDVVLRVDSGALVRGAAASKVVHGARTVAAQALTFSQYADTARLVLVNGSIGVANAPEGRPLSVMGVTVAGGRITHMYILADPDRLEHLGMAAALTG, via the coding sequence GTGGACGAGAAGGACATCCTGGCGCGGCGCTTCGAGGAGCACCGCGGGCAACTGCGGGCGGTGGCGTACCGCATGCTCGGCTCACTGGCCGAGGCGGAGGACGCGGTCCAGGAGACCTGGCTGAAGCTCAGCCGTACGGACCACGACGCCATCGAGAACCTCGGCGGCTGGCTCACCACCGTGACCGGCCGGGTCTGCCTCGACATGCTGCGGGCGCGCAGCTCCCGCCGCGAGGACCCCATCGACGACACCTTCGTGCCCGACCCGGTGATCCGGCCCCTGTCCCGGGTCGACCCGGAGCAGGAGGTGCTCGAGGCCGACTCGGTGGGGCTCGCCCTGCTGGTCGTGCTGGAGACCCTCGCGCCGGACGAGAGGCTGGCGTTCGTGCTGCACGACCTGTTCGCCGTGCCCTTCGACGACATCGCCCCGGTCGTGGAACGCAGCGCGGCGGCGACCCGGCAGCTCGCGAGCCGCGCCCGGCGCCGCGTGCAGGGCGCCACTCCGTCGTCCGACGCCGACCTGGCACTGCAGAAGCAGGTCCTCGACGCCTTCCTCGCCGCCTCCCGCGCCGGCGACTTCGAGGCCCTGGTCGCCGTCCTCCACCCGGACGTGGTGCTGCGCGTCGACTCGGGTGCCCTCGTGCGGGGCGCGGCCGCGTCCAAGGTGGTCCACGGTGCGCGGACGGTGGCCGCGCAGGCGCTCACCTTCTCGCAGTACGCCGACACCGCGCGGCTGGTCCTCGTCAACGGCTCGATCGGAGTGGCCAACGCACCGGAGGGCAGGCCGCTGTCGGTCATGGGCGTCACCGTCGCCGGCGGCCGGATCACCCACATGTACATCCTGGCCGACCCGGACCGGCTGGAACACCTGGGCATGGCCGCCGCCCTGACGGGCTGA
- a CDS encoding L-rhamnose mutarotase produces MQRVCFLLKVREDRIAEYRERHAAVWPEMLQALTATGWHNYSLFLRDDGLLVGYLETEDFEAALAGMEATEVNARWQAEMAPFFESLDGSRPDEAMKPLTEVFHLA; encoded by the coding sequence ATGCAGCGCGTCTGTTTCCTCCTCAAGGTCCGCGAGGACCGGATCGCCGAGTACCGCGAACGCCACGCCGCCGTGTGGCCGGAGATGCTTCAGGCTCTTACGGCCACCGGCTGGCACAACTACTCCCTCTTCCTGCGCGACGACGGCCTGCTCGTCGGCTACCTGGAGACCGAGGACTTCGAAGCCGCGCTCGCCGGCATGGAGGCCACCGAGGTCAACGCCCGCTGGCAGGCCGAGATGGCCCCCTTCTTCGAGTCTCTCGACGGCTCCCGCCCCGACGAGGCGATGAAGCCCCTGACCGAGGTGTTCCACCTCGCCTGA
- a CDS encoding BNR repeat-containing protein, translated as MRRRTLLAGAVLGAVAAPALGTGTARAANPGPSVTKTRTTTLDDQAVFFVSYDGLVNNNSFQKNGLLTYKGYQYATWYTSTGNAVVARRVLGGSTWSTVTLSHVLKASDSHNVISMGVSKVDGRLHLNMDSHSNGYFYVKSVAGLLDNPASTAWTSSVFGAVQTTLDGLALTSQFTYPQFISTPEGKLQLSYRVGISGNGRNALAEYDGSTWAALGEWSSSTGTYTSEHGSSTARNMYLHGIDYDVNGRLHAFFTWREQNGAVMCSSGGITNHDTGYVYSTDRGRTWRNDAGTVVATTGTSDTVAVTDGGLVVDPLNPDHSLMNQESQWTDSAGLPHAIISYVPGRFGQCTTDYVADRTANGRAFHVRKNSSGTWQKTEIPVPLNSSQRTKLVLDTYDNAYAVFPYGRIAGASKSSGYTDWTLLYDGSGLNAFGEVVIDELRVRADNVLSFMYQEKSSGTTPSALHVVDFALPA; from the coding sequence ATGAGACGACGTACGCTGCTCGCCGGCGCTGTCCTCGGCGCCGTCGCCGCACCCGCCCTCGGCACCGGCACCGCACGGGCCGCCAACCCCGGACCCTCCGTGACGAAGACCCGCACCACCACCCTCGACGACCAGGCCGTCTTCTTCGTCTCCTACGACGGCCTGGTCAACAACAACTCGTTCCAGAAGAACGGCCTGCTCACCTACAAGGGCTACCAGTACGCCACCTGGTACACCTCCACCGGAAACGCGGTCGTCGCCCGCCGCGTCCTCGGCGGCAGCACCTGGTCGACCGTCACCCTCTCCCACGTGCTCAAGGCGAGCGACTCCCACAATGTCATTTCCATGGGTGTCTCCAAGGTCGACGGCCGCCTCCACCTGAACATGGACTCGCACAGCAACGGCTACTTCTACGTGAAGTCGGTGGCCGGCCTCCTGGACAACCCGGCGTCCACCGCCTGGACGTCGTCCGTCTTCGGTGCGGTACAGACCACGCTCGACGGGCTCGCGCTCACCTCGCAGTTCACCTACCCGCAGTTCATCTCGACGCCCGAGGGCAAGCTCCAGCTCAGCTACCGCGTCGGCATCTCCGGCAACGGCCGCAACGCCCTCGCCGAGTACGACGGTTCGACCTGGGCGGCACTCGGGGAGTGGTCCAGCTCCACCGGCACCTACACCAGCGAGCACGGCTCCTCGACCGCCCGCAACATGTACCTGCACGGCATCGACTACGACGTGAACGGCCGCCTGCACGCCTTCTTCACCTGGCGCGAGCAGAACGGCGCCGTGATGTGCAGCAGCGGCGGCATCACCAACCACGACACCGGCTACGTGTACTCCACAGACCGGGGCCGCACCTGGCGCAACGACGCCGGCACCGTGGTCGCCACGACGGGCACCTCCGACACGGTGGCGGTCACCGACGGCGGCCTGGTCGTCGACCCGCTCAACCCGGACCACTCCCTGATGAACCAGGAGAGCCAGTGGACCGACTCCGCCGGCCTGCCGCACGCGATCATCTCCTACGTCCCCGGCCGCTTCGGTCAGTGCACCACCGACTACGTCGCCGACCGCACCGCCAACGGCCGTGCCTTCCACGTCCGCAAGAACTCCTCGGGCACCTGGCAGAAGACGGAGATCCCGGTCCCGCTGAACTCCAGCCAGCGCACCAAGCTGGTGCTGGACACGTACGACAACGCCTACGCGGTCTTCCCCTACGGCCGGATCGCCGGCGCCTCGAAGTCCTCCGGCTACACCGACTGGACACTGCTGTACGACGGCAGCGGCCTGAACGCCTTCGGCGAGGTCGTCATCGACGAGCTGCGGGTCAGGGCGGACAACGTCCTGTCGTTCATGTACCAGGAGAAGTCGAGCGGTACGACACCCTCGGCGCTCCACGTCGTCGACTTCGCGCTGCCCGCCTGA
- a CDS encoding SDR family oxidoreductase, with translation MRVFVAGSTGYLGRHIVRELKERGHYVRALARDSARLAPVRYAVDDVFTADATVPEALAGCCDGIDAVVSAIGLVGTRSRQTCWDVDYGANRNLLEEAERAGVGKFVYSSVVRAPALEKLQLVRAKRAFEQDLRGCGMAYTILYPNGFFSDFDEYLGMARKGRVFVFGDGRFRINPIDGTDVAAAAADALTTDAVEVELGGPDVLTHEQIARKAFHALGTTPRITRIPAWLLTSGLVLMRRLTPLRVHGIVEFPLTVLTHDVLSPVTGRRHLADYYRQAAASGPAVDDKVTPSDRPAV, from the coding sequence ATGAGGGTTTTCGTCGCCGGTTCAACCGGCTATCTGGGAAGGCATATCGTCCGGGAGCTGAAGGAGCGCGGGCACTATGTCCGGGCGCTGGCCCGCGACTCCGCACGGTTGGCGCCGGTCCGCTACGCGGTCGACGACGTGTTCACGGCTGATGCCACCGTTCCGGAGGCCCTCGCGGGCTGCTGCGACGGCATCGACGCGGTCGTCAGCGCCATCGGGCTCGTGGGCACGAGGAGCAGGCAGACCTGCTGGGACGTGGACTACGGGGCCAACCGGAACCTGCTGGAAGAGGCCGAGCGGGCCGGAGTCGGCAAGTTCGTCTACTCCTCCGTGGTCCGCGCACCCGCTCTGGAGAAGCTTCAACTGGTCCGCGCCAAGCGCGCGTTCGAACAGGACCTGCGCGGTTGCGGGATGGCGTACACGATCCTGTACCCGAACGGCTTCTTCTCCGACTTCGACGAGTACCTCGGCATGGCCCGCAAGGGCCGCGTCTTCGTCTTCGGTGACGGCCGCTTCCGCATCAATCCGATCGACGGCACCGATGTCGCCGCGGCAGCGGCCGATGCCCTCACCACTGACGCCGTCGAGGTCGAGCTCGGCGGCCCTGACGTCCTCACCCACGAGCAGATCGCTCGGAAAGCCTTCCACGCACTGGGCACGACCCCGCGCATCACCCGCATCCCGGCCTGGCTCCTCACGTCGGGTCTGGTACTGATGCGCCGACTGACCCCACTGCGCGTACACGGCATCGTCGAGTTCCCGCTCACCGTGCTCACCCACGACGTGCTCTCCCCGGTCACCGGCCGACGGCACCTCGCCGACTACTACCGACAGGCGGCGGCATCCGGCCCCGCCGTCGACGACAAGGTCACCCCGTCGGACCGACCAGCGGTGTAG
- a CDS encoding PIG-L deacetylase family protein, producing the protein MTEPKISQLQPMPDDWRRALAVVAHPDDLEYGCSAAIAAWTDGGREVAYVLATRGEAGIDTLEPARCGPLREREQRASAAVVGVSEVEFLDHADGVIEYGIALRRDIAAAIRRHRPELVITLNHRDTWGGTAWNTPDHVAVGRAALDAAADAGNRWIFPELAEQGLEPWNGVRWVAVAGSATPTHAVDATPGLERAVRSLLEHRTYIEALTDEDPETYARGFLTANAAAVAERFGGKPAVAFELFGR; encoded by the coding sequence ATGACCGAGCCGAAGATCAGCCAACTCCAGCCCATGCCGGACGACTGGCGGCGGGCCCTCGCCGTGGTGGCGCACCCGGACGACCTCGAGTACGGGTGCTCCGCGGCGATCGCCGCATGGACCGACGGCGGCCGCGAGGTCGCCTATGTCCTCGCGACGCGCGGCGAGGCGGGCATCGACACGCTGGAGCCCGCCCGGTGCGGCCCGCTGCGGGAGCGGGAGCAGCGGGCCAGTGCGGCGGTGGTCGGCGTGTCGGAGGTGGAGTTCCTCGACCACGCGGACGGCGTGATCGAGTACGGCATCGCCCTGCGCCGGGACATCGCCGCCGCCATACGCCGTCACCGTCCCGAACTGGTGATCACCCTCAACCACCGCGACACCTGGGGCGGCACCGCCTGGAACACCCCGGACCATGTCGCCGTGGGCCGGGCCGCCCTCGACGCGGCGGCGGACGCCGGCAACCGCTGGATCTTCCCCGAACTGGCCGAACAGGGCCTCGAGCCCTGGAACGGCGTCCGCTGGGTGGCCGTCGCCGGTTCCGCCACGCCCACCCACGCCGTGGACGCCACGCCGGGTCTTGAACGGGCGGTGCGCTCGCTCCTCGAGCACCGCACCTACATAGAGGCGCTGACCGACGAGGACCCGGAGACGTACGCGCGCGGCTTCCTCACGGCGAACGCGGCGGCGGTGGCCGAACGGTTCGGCGGGAAACCTGCCGTGGCCTTCGAGTTGTTCGGCCGTTGA
- a CDS encoding ABC transporter permease yields the protein MADFSATSMVRAVRWDTVVGALLVVVLLFSFGFVDGFGNALNLSFLIGNTLPIALIALPMTLLVVAGEIDLSVASTAGLSGAVMGALWNDGMAIETIIPLCLVLGAVCGLVNGLLVTRLGLPSLAVTIGTLAAYRGIAQIVLGSDAVTDFPTQYLDFAAGRLGSTFLPQAFLPFLVLLAIAVVTLHATPFGRSLFAIGASEEAARFAGIRVKRHKLILFVATGFMASLTGVFWALHYASARYDNATGLELSVVAAVLLGGIDFDGGKGTLGGAVAGVFLLGALQNVMSLLNVSAQSQIVVTGVLLVVSVLGPRVARQISVARAGRRAAASTPTS from the coding sequence ATGGCTGACTTCTCCGCGACCTCGATGGTGCGCGCCGTGCGCTGGGACACCGTCGTCGGTGCCCTGCTCGTCGTGGTCCTGCTCTTCTCCTTCGGCTTCGTCGACGGTTTCGGCAACGCCCTCAACCTGTCCTTCCTGATCGGCAACACCCTGCCGATCGCCCTGATCGCCCTGCCGATGACCCTGCTGGTGGTGGCCGGTGAGATCGACCTGTCGGTCGCCTCCACCGCCGGCCTGTCGGGCGCGGTGATGGGCGCGCTGTGGAACGACGGCATGGCGATCGAGACGATCATCCCGCTGTGCCTGGTGCTCGGCGCGGTGTGCGGCCTGGTCAACGGCCTGCTGGTGACACGGCTCGGACTGCCCTCCCTGGCCGTCACCATCGGTACGCTCGCCGCCTACCGGGGCATCGCGCAGATCGTGCTCGGCTCCGACGCGGTGACCGACTTCCCCACCCAGTACCTCGACTTCGCGGCCGGACGCCTCGGGAGCACCTTCCTGCCCCAGGCATTCCTCCCCTTCCTCGTCCTGCTGGCGATCGCCGTCGTCACCCTGCACGCCACCCCCTTCGGGCGGTCGTTGTTCGCGATCGGCGCCAGCGAGGAGGCGGCGCGGTTCGCCGGCATCCGGGTCAAGCGGCACAAGCTGATCCTGTTCGTCGCCACCGGTTTCATGGCCTCCCTGACCGGCGTCTTCTGGGCCCTGCACTACGCCAGCGCCCGCTACGACAACGCCACCGGCCTCGAACTGTCGGTCGTCGCGGCCGTGCTGCTCGGCGGCATCGACTTCGACGGTGGCAAGGGCACGCTCGGAGGCGCCGTCGCGGGAGTCTTCCTGCTCGGCGCGCTGCAGAACGTGATGAGCCTGCTGAACGTCTCCGCCCAGTCGCAGATCGTCGTCACCGGCGTGCTGCTCGTCGTCTCCGTGCTCGGCCCGCGGGTCGCACGCCAGATCTCCGTCGCGAGGGCAGGACGCAGAGCCGCCGCCTCGACTCCGACGTCGTAA
- a CDS encoding LacI family DNA-binding transcriptional regulator: protein MTQSVGIKDVARAAGVSVGTVSNVINRPETVATETRARVLSAIDRLGYVRSESARQLRAGRSRIMGLLVLDMGNPFFVDVARGAERAAREAGLGVMVCNSAQSAGEEAEYLSLFAEQRVRGVLLTPADATGRNIAAFRRHNIPFVLVDRVAEGTTECSVSVDDVAGGALAVRHLVDAGHRSIAYVSGPPGLNQVRDRRTGALNALAEAGLGPGALRELPTERLDVAAGRDAGARLLGLADRPTAVFCANDLLALGVLQAMYAAGVGVPDDLAIVGYDDIEFAAAAAVPLTSVRQPAVTMGALAAELLLEETEAQDTPGGHEHRRVVLQPELVVRSSSLPAR, encoded by the coding sequence ATGACCCAGTCGGTGGGTATCAAGGATGTCGCCCGAGCCGCCGGAGTCTCCGTCGGCACGGTCTCGAACGTCATCAACCGTCCCGAGACCGTGGCCACCGAGACCCGGGCCCGGGTGCTGTCCGCGATCGACCGGCTCGGCTACGTCCGCAGCGAGTCCGCGCGCCAGCTGCGCGCGGGCCGCAGCCGGATCATGGGGCTCCTCGTCCTCGACATGGGCAACCCCTTCTTCGTGGACGTCGCCCGCGGCGCCGAGCGGGCGGCCCGCGAGGCCGGGCTCGGCGTGATGGTCTGCAACAGCGCCCAGAGCGCGGGCGAGGAGGCCGAGTACCTGTCGCTCTTCGCCGAGCAGCGGGTGCGCGGCGTCCTGCTCACCCCGGCCGACGCCACCGGCCGCAACATCGCGGCCTTCCGCCGCCACAACATCCCCTTCGTACTGGTCGACCGGGTCGCCGAGGGCACCACGGAGTGCTCGGTCTCCGTCGACGACGTGGCGGGCGGCGCCCTCGCGGTACGGCACCTGGTGGACGCCGGGCACCGCTCCATCGCGTACGTGAGCGGCCCGCCCGGCCTCAACCAGGTGCGCGACCGCCGCACCGGCGCCCTGAACGCCCTCGCCGAGGCCGGCCTCGGCCCCGGCGCGCTGCGCGAACTGCCCACCGAACGCCTCGACGTGGCCGCCGGGCGGGACGCGGGCGCCCGCCTGCTCGGACTCGCCGACCGGCCCACGGCCGTGTTCTGCGCCAACGACCTGCTCGCCCTCGGCGTGCTGCAGGCCATGTACGCGGCCGGAGTGGGCGTCCCCGACGACCTCGCCATCGTCGGCTACGACGACATCGAGTTCGCCGCGGCCGCCGCCGTCCCACTCACCTCGGTCCGCCAGCCCGCCGTCACCATGGGCGCCCTGGCGGCGGAGCTGCTCCTGGAGGAGACGGAGGCCCAGGACACGCCGGGCGGACACGAACACCGGAGGGTGGTGCTCCAGCCCGAGCTGGTGGTCCGCAGCTCCAGCCTGCCCGCCCGCTGA
- the rhaS gene encoding rhamnose ABC transporter substrate-binding protein: protein MRKSSLSRTCAALAAVTSLALAATACGGTTKNNSGSDNAAPASTAKADPNAALKKGLTVGFLPKQVNNPYFTSADKGGEKALTELGGKYKEVGPSSATDTAGQVSYVNTLTQQQVNAMAVSAQDPGALCTALKQAMKNGIKVVTYDSDTKPDCRNAFVSQASAEDLGRTEVQLLAQQIGYKGDIAILSAAQTATNQNTWIGYMKDELKDPKYKNIKLVKVAYGNDDAQQSFQQTQGLLQEYPNLKGIISPTTVGIKAAAQYLSGSKYKGKVKLTGLGTPNDMRKYVKNGTVDAFELWDPAKLGDLAARTAVALASGQITGKEGETFKAGSTTYTIGKDGVITLGKPTVFDAKNIDQFNF, encoded by the coding sequence ATGCGCAAGTCATCCCTGAGCCGTACCTGCGCGGCCCTCGCCGCCGTCACCTCGCTCGCTCTCGCCGCGACCGCCTGCGGCGGCACCACCAAGAACAACTCCGGCAGCGACAACGCGGCGCCCGCCTCGACCGCGAAGGCCGACCCGAACGCCGCCCTCAAGAAGGGGCTGACCGTCGGGTTCCTGCCCAAGCAGGTCAACAACCCGTACTTCACCTCCGCCGACAAGGGCGGCGAGAAGGCGCTCACCGAGCTGGGCGGCAAGTACAAGGAGGTCGGCCCTTCCAGCGCCACGGACACCGCCGGACAGGTCTCCTACGTCAACACGCTCACCCAGCAGCAGGTCAACGCCATGGCCGTGTCCGCCCAGGACCCCGGCGCCCTGTGCACCGCGCTGAAGCAGGCCATGAAGAACGGCATCAAGGTCGTCACCTACGACTCCGACACCAAGCCCGACTGCCGCAACGCCTTCGTCTCCCAGGCCTCCGCCGAGGACCTGGGCCGCACCGAGGTGCAACTGCTCGCCCAGCAGATCGGCTACAAGGGCGACATCGCGATCCTGTCCGCCGCCCAGACCGCCACGAACCAGAACACCTGGATCGGGTACATGAAGGACGAGCTGAAGGACCCCAAGTACAAGAACATCAAGCTGGTCAAGGTCGCCTACGGCAACGACGACGCCCAGCAGTCCTTCCAGCAGACCCAGGGCCTGCTCCAGGAGTACCCGAACCTGAAGGGGATCATCTCCCCGACCACCGTCGGCATCAAGGCCGCCGCCCAGTACCTGTCCGGCTCCAAGTACAAGGGCAAGGTCAAGCTGACCGGCCTCGGCACCCCCAACGACATGCGCAAGTACGTCAAGAACGGCACCGTCGACGCCTTCGAGCTGTGGGACCCGGCCAAGCTCGGCGACCTCGCCGCCCGCACCGCCGTCGCGCTGGCCTCCGGCCAGATCACCGGCAAGGAGGGCGAGACGTTCAAGGCCGGCTCCACCACGTACACGATCGGCAAGGACGGCGTGATCACCCTCGGCAAGCCGACCGTCTTCGACGCCAAGAACATCGACCAGTTCAACTTCTAG